The following coding sequences are from one Paenibacillus sp. JDR-2 window:
- a CDS encoding ABC transporter permease — protein MKAVLEQDYASQKKPNKFLHNIKRDKWLYALLLLPFAYILIFKYAPIYGVIMAFQDYNIFAGIKGSEWVGLDVFQFIFQQDSFYRALKNTLALNVYDLIAGFPAPIILAILLNELRMARFKKITQTVLYLPHFLSWIIIGGMVYLMFSNSGMVNTFLANLGFAKIEFLSQKVPWLVTYISVGVWQHIGWGTIIYLAAMTGINKELYEASDIDGCSRLRKVWHITLPGIKSTINILLILQIGRMVSIGFDRPFVMGNSLVSDYSDVISTFVYRVGISSGDFSQATAVGLFQSVVGLILLIAANYIAKKLGEDGIW, from the coding sequence ATGAAAGCGGTTTTAGAACAAGACTACGCTTCACAAAAGAAGCCAAACAAATTTCTGCACAATATCAAAAGAGACAAATGGTTATACGCTCTCCTGCTGCTGCCCTTTGCATATATCTTGATCTTCAAGTATGCCCCAATCTACGGCGTAATTATGGCCTTTCAGGATTACAACATTTTTGCGGGAATAAAGGGGAGTGAGTGGGTTGGACTGGATGTGTTCCAATTCATTTTCCAGCAGGACAGCTTTTACCGTGCGCTCAAGAATACGCTGGCTCTGAATGTCTATGACTTAATAGCTGGATTCCCGGCGCCGATTATTCTAGCTATTCTGCTTAACGAATTGAGAATGGCAAGATTCAAGAAAATAACGCAAACCGTGTTGTATCTGCCTCACTTTTTATCCTGGATTATTATAGGCGGCATGGTCTATCTGATGTTCTCCAACAGCGGTATGGTCAATACGTTCCTGGCAAACCTCGGATTCGCGAAGATCGAGTTTCTGTCGCAGAAGGTGCCCTGGTTAGTCACTTATATCTCCGTTGGCGTATGGCAGCATATCGGATGGGGGACGATCATCTATCTGGCTGCCATGACCGGGATCAACAAGGAATTGTATGAAGCCTCGGATATTGACGGCTGCAGCAGACTTCGCAAGGTATGGCATATTACGCTGCCCGGCATTAAGTCTACGATTAATATTTTGCTCATTCTCCAGATTGGCAGAATGGTTTCCATCGGTTTCGATCGTCCGTTCGTTATGGGTAATTCGCTAGTTAGCGATTACTCCGATGTTATCAGTACATTCGTATACAGAGTTGGTATTAGCTCGGGGGATTTCTCCCAGGCAACAGCGGTCGGATTGTTCCAATCCGTCGTTGGCCTGATCTTGCTGATTGCTGCTAACTATATCGCGAAGAAATTGGGTGAGGATGGGATATGGTGA
- a CDS encoding helix-turn-helix domain-containing protein, whose product MLLLPFTPTPPLDPYIDSFLVQEDFNPHNFANRNPVKVLPTSMIVIGIQYGKPMLRIENGLTHKMGTSGLTGLQTTPKEYVSTGSIGTIIVRFKPGGLTRFTRYPVHEFQDLNVELEHIFPLKHVALLEEQLAYASSAQERVTIVERFFLTVLREGEEDRLIQQIAFQMIRREGKVNVEQLVAESYVSRRTLERKFNAVIGASPKKFATIIRFQHTIRLRKSGYDYLDIVEACGYTDHAHFAKDFKAYAGSTPEQFFQNEAQPELSKTFNEGESLLEQNMYQ is encoded by the coding sequence ATGCTGCTGTTGCCTTTTACGCCAACCCCACCGCTTGACCCCTATATAGACAGCTTCCTTGTTCAAGAGGACTTCAACCCGCATAACTTTGCCAACCGGAATCCGGTTAAGGTGCTGCCGACCTCGATGATTGTGATCGGCATTCAATACGGAAAGCCTATGCTGAGAATCGAGAACGGCCTAACCCATAAGATGGGAACAAGCGGTCTTACGGGGTTGCAGACAACCCCAAAAGAATATGTCAGCACGGGAAGCATCGGTACGATTATCGTCCGGTTCAAGCCTGGCGGATTAACGCGTTTTACCCGTTATCCCGTTCACGAATTTCAGGATTTGAATGTGGAGCTGGAGCATATCTTCCCTCTGAAGCATGTTGCTCTGCTGGAGGAGCAGCTTGCTTATGCGAGTTCTGCTCAAGAGCGTGTAACGATTGTCGAGAGATTCTTCCTGACTGTCTTAAGAGAGGGAGAAGAAGATCGTCTGATTCAGCAAATTGCCTTTCAAATGATCCGGCGGGAGGGGAAGGTTAACGTGGAGCAGCTGGTAGCAGAATCATATGTCAGCAGAAGAACGCTCGAGCGCAAATTCAATGCGGTAATCGGGGCATCGCCCAAAAAGTTCGCCACGATTATCCGGTTTCAGCATACGATTCGGCTGCGGAAATCCGGCTATGATTACCTGGATATCGTAGAGGCCTGCGGCTATACGGATCATGCCCATTTTGCCAAGGACTTCAAGGCTTATGCCGGGAGCACGCCGGAGCAGTTCTTCCAAAACGAGGCACAGCCTGAATTATCCAAGACCTTTAACGAAGGTGAATCATTACTAGAGCAAAATATGTATCAATAA
- a CDS encoding MarR family transcriptional regulator gives MGHSAADKEMEKEILLNDMLVQVGLIQKRFQSEGEDEEKRWMMAQTNDHEVIQFLKESTIIMLHVVDAIGEMQPVNGIAISKHFGIPRGSISKLTRRLLEQEVIQSESLPDNKKEVWFTLTPLGQRIYDIHNRLHAHIGQNVRKFLGKYNVEQMKFLVQCMKDTVQTSWVGDEVEQQEAEAPQETSAMGEVLGLLQQLDDRQLKKAKEIIQIAFLE, from the coding sequence ATGGGACATTCCGCTGCAGATAAAGAAATGGAGAAGGAAATCCTGCTGAACGACATGCTTGTTCAGGTAGGTCTCATACAGAAGAGGTTCCAGTCGGAAGGCGAGGATGAAGAAAAACGCTGGATGATGGCTCAAACCAACGACCACGAGGTTATTCAGTTTCTGAAGGAGTCAACAATCATTATGCTGCATGTCGTTGATGCGATTGGCGAGATGCAGCCGGTAAACGGGATCGCAATCTCGAAGCATTTCGGCATTCCGAGAGGCAGCATATCCAAGCTCACCAGAAGGCTGCTTGAACAAGAAGTGATTCAAAGCGAAAGCCTGCCGGACAATAAAAAAGAGGTGTGGTTCACCTTAACCCCATTGGGACAACGAATTTATGACATCCATAATCGGCTGCATGCCCATATCGGGCAAAATGTCCGGAAATTTCTAGGCAAATATAACGTCGAGCAGATGAAGTTTCTGGTGCAATGCATGAAGGATACGGTACAAACCTCATGGGTTGGGGATGAGGTGGAGCAGCAGGAGGCGGAAGCCCCTCAGGAGACTAGTGCTATGGGGGAGGTACTAGGGCTGCTGCAGCAGTTGGACGATCGTCAGCTGAAGAAGGCGAAGGAGATCATTCAGATCGCATTTTTGGAGTAG
- a CDS encoding response regulator transcription factor: MYKVMIVDDESWAIKGIRNAFDWDKYGFEIIGQFTSAYKAWDAILAEKPDLVFTDIRMPDISGLDLMKRAKSHDLDIEFVIVSGYAEFKYAQEALRYGALNYFLKPLDVDMADSFIAELAMHFSKRGAARNQLLLDALTSPNEDEIKRYLPLPDCGAVCYYQVLSIDFKGDNKDFGKLFTLEGKPVTAVEVEAGANKRLIVLMAENKDCLEELRDELAVKNTGMNTVGISSISSQLTNMGKLIKEADLSASQAFLDDGASVVHYEPKVYLVKPCIDEIYRIIQGNRFDDMEAYINGLQAYFKDQHLGMSEVVYLWNQAVGILINAYAEELKDMEMEFLNYSEIKERFEHFESLCSFLHDVLASITQGNSRSLQEGDILSCFNRMVAYIDSHYEQKLYLKDLSAQFYINQVYCCQLFKKNLGKTFSEYVSELRIKKARELLKKTDLSIEEIAIQTGYVEYYYFNKVFKKHCGITPSKFRKSS, encoded by the coding sequence ATGTACAAGGTCATGATTGTAGATGATGAGTCGTGGGCGATTAAAGGAATTCGAAACGCCTTTGACTGGGATAAATACGGTTTTGAAATTATAGGCCAATTTACAAGCGCTTACAAAGCGTGGGATGCTATTCTAGCAGAGAAACCTGACTTGGTATTTACGGATATACGCATGCCGGATATTTCCGGGCTTGATCTTATGAAGAGAGCCAAATCGCATGATCTGGACATTGAGTTTGTCATCGTTAGCGGATATGCGGAATTTAAATATGCGCAGGAAGCGCTGCGCTACGGCGCGCTTAACTATTTCCTGAAGCCTTTGGACGTAGATATGGCTGATTCGTTTATAGCGGAGCTTGCCATGCATTTCTCCAAGAGAGGCGCAGCACGCAACCAGCTTCTTCTGGATGCCCTGACCTCGCCCAACGAGGACGAGATAAAGCGTTATTTACCGCTTCCCGATTGCGGCGCTGTATGTTATTACCAAGTGCTTTCCATCGATTTCAAAGGCGACAACAAGGATTTCGGAAAGCTGTTTACTTTGGAAGGAAAGCCGGTTACTGCTGTGGAAGTAGAAGCCGGAGCAAATAAAAGGTTGATCGTTCTGATGGCGGAGAATAAAGATTGCCTTGAAGAGCTTCGGGATGAATTAGCCGTGAAAAATACCGGCATGAATACGGTGGGCATCAGCAGCATTTCCAGCCAGCTAACGAATATGGGCAAGCTGATTAAAGAAGCAGATCTGTCAGCCTCGCAAGCTTTTTTGGACGATGGCGCAAGCGTCGTTCATTACGAGCCGAAGGTTTATTTGGTGAAGCCATGTATCGATGAAATTTACCGGATCATTCAGGGGAACCGATTTGACGACATGGAGGCGTACATCAACGGGCTGCAGGCTTACTTTAAAGATCAGCATCTCGGCATGAGTGAGGTTGTTTACCTATGGAACCAGGCCGTTGGGATTCTTATAAACGCCTATGCCGAGGAATTGAAGGATATGGAAATGGAATTCCTTAATTATTCGGAGATTAAGGAACGATTCGAACACTTCGAGTCTTTGTGCAGCTTTTTGCATGACGTCCTCGCTTCCATTACGCAAGGGAACAGCCGCTCCTTGCAGGAAGGGGACATTTTATCTTGCTTTAACCGGATGGTAGCCTATATCGACAGCCACTACGAACAGAAGTTGTATTTGAAGGATTTGTCCGCCCAGTTCTACATTAATCAAGTTTATTGCTGCCAGTTATTCAAGAAAAATCTGGGCAAAACCTTCTCCGAATACGTGTCGGAGCTCAGGATTAAGAAAGCCCGTGAGCTATTGAAGAAAACGGATCTGTCGATCGAAGAGATCGCCATTCAGACCGGGTATGTGGAATACTACTATTTCAATAAAGTTTTCAAAAAGCATTGCGGGATAACGCCTTCTAAATTCAGAAAAAGCAGTTAA
- a CDS encoding carbohydrate ABC transporter permease, which translates to MVSMASSIGQKKKMSVADIVIIVFIVALCFTCIVPFLYMIALSLSSNEAIVSQKVGLWPVGFTLETYKTILSDVEMLYTLGYSILLTVLYTVVCMFLTICGAYPLTKKRLMGRNFILSALVFTMYFSGGLIPSYILVKNLGMMNTVWSLVLPGAMSVFNLIILKTFFNNLPESLEESAAIDGCSDLGILMKIVLPLSLPSIATLSLFYAVDRWNGFQDALFYITDKNLYPMQMKLYQIISANQQLDSQQGGEGGAGAYIVPESLKAASVMFTTIPILLVYPKLQKYFVDGVMTGAIKG; encoded by the coding sequence ATGGTGAGTATGGCGAGCAGTATAGGACAAAAGAAAAAAATGAGCGTAGCGGATATCGTGATTATCGTATTTATCGTGGCGTTATGCTTCACCTGTATCGTTCCGTTCCTTTATATGATTGCGCTTTCCTTGAGCTCGAACGAAGCGATTGTTTCGCAAAAAGTAGGCTTGTGGCCGGTAGGCTTCACGCTGGAAACGTACAAAACGATCCTAAGCGACGTGGAGATGCTGTATACGCTTGGTTACAGTATTCTGCTTACGGTACTCTACACCGTGGTGTGTATGTTCCTGACCATTTGCGGAGCGTATCCGTTAACGAAGAAACGGCTGATGGGAAGAAACTTTATCCTGTCCGCACTGGTCTTCACCATGTATTTCAGCGGCGGCCTGATTCCTTCTTATATACTGGTTAAAAACCTCGGCATGATGAATACGGTGTGGAGTTTGGTCTTGCCGGGCGCGATGAGCGTGTTTAACTTAATCATTCTCAAGACGTTTTTCAACAACCTTCCGGAGAGTCTGGAAGAATCGGCTGCGATTGACGGCTGTTCGGATCTGGGCATTCTTATGAAGATTGTGCTCCCGCTGTCGCTGCCTTCGATCGCCACGTTAAGCCTCTTCTATGCGGTGGACAGATGGAACGGATTTCAGGATGCGCTGTTCTATATTACGGACAAAAATTTGTATCCGATGCAAATGAAGCTGTACCAGATCATCTCGGCCAATCAACAGCTGGACAGCCAGCAAGGCGGAGAAGGGGGCGCCGGCGCCTACATCGTGCCGGAATCTCTGAAAGCGGCGAGCGTTATGTTTACAACCATCCCGATCCTGCTCGTCTATCCCAAACTGCAGAAGTATTTCGTAGATGGCGTGATGACGGGGGCTATCAAGGGCTGA
- a CDS encoding haloalkane dehalogenase — protein MTNMTIRADYPFESRYLNVNGHNLHYIEQGSGNPILLLHGNPTWSYMYRNLIPYLDKLGRCIAVDLIGMGRSEKPDIGYTFLEQVDYVSKFIEQLGLKDIIIVGHDWGMAIGLQYAGSHSENVTAVAMLEPQALYPCPDWEAFTPAESAELFQKLRDPEEGWPFMRDNNVFVEGMPHIIINRTFTVEEHEFYREPFRVPDSRKPSWVFPNQIPIEGKPDEVAKAVELRNEWFTQTPIPKILFYADPGCTIREPQMAWCREHLKNLTLFPIGKGFHHLLEENPHVIGQELQRWAGTLSR, from the coding sequence ATGACAAATATGACTATCCGTGCAGACTATCCCTTTGAATCCCGCTATCTGAACGTTAACGGACACAACCTGCATTATATCGAGCAGGGGAGCGGAAATCCCATTCTCTTGCTGCATGGCAATCCAACCTGGTCTTACATGTACCGCAATCTCATTCCTTATCTGGACAAGCTGGGGCGCTGCATCGCCGTAGATCTGATTGGCATGGGCCGGTCGGAAAAGCCGGATATCGGCTATACGTTTCTCGAACAAGTGGATTATGTCAGCAAGTTTATTGAACAATTGGGCTTGAAGGATATCATCATCGTTGGACATGATTGGGGAATGGCGATTGGCCTGCAATATGCCGGGAGTCATTCTGAGAACGTGACAGCCGTTGCGATGCTCGAGCCTCAGGCACTGTATCCTTGCCCGGACTGGGAGGCCTTTACGCCAGCCGAATCAGCCGAGCTATTCCAGAAGCTTCGTGACCCGGAAGAGGGCTGGCCGTTTATGCGGGACAATAACGTGTTTGTGGAGGGCATGCCCCATATTATCATTAACCGGACATTTACTGTCGAAGAGCATGAATTTTACCGGGAGCCTTTTCGGGTGCCGGACAGCCGTAAGCCATCGTGGGTATTTCCTAATCAGATTCCGATCGAAGGCAAGCCGGATGAAGTTGCGAAGGCGGTTGAGCTGCGAAATGAATGGTTTACGCAGACGCCAATTCCGAAAATTCTATTCTATGCCGATCCAGGCTGCACCATCCGCGAGCCGCAAATGGCGTGGTGCCGGGAGCATCTGAAGAACCTCACGCTGTTCCCGATCGGCAAAGGCTTCCATCATTTGCTGGAGGAAAATCCTCATGTTATCGGACAGGAGCTGCAGCGCTGGGCGGGAACATTGTCTCGTTAA
- a CDS encoding NAD(P)H-dependent oxidoreductase, producing MNVVIVFDHPYGAAASENVVHNRSYSAALLAAVKRGLTTSGHHIDLIDLHADGFNPVTSAEDLAMWRQRQTNDPLVLHYQQRLMAADHMIFIFPIWWEAMPALTKGFIDKVFVKGVLFDEGKGGRPFYSLMPKLKQVSLLTVMSTPNVVYKWIFGNPITKILFRGTFRKMGIHKLKWYNYAGMEHRGMEKRRQILLKTENRFARL from the coding sequence ATGAACGTTGTTATTGTATTTGACCATCCCTACGGAGCTGCCGCATCGGAAAATGTTGTTCACAACAGAAGCTACTCTGCCGCGTTATTAGCAGCTGTTAAGCGAGGCCTGACCACGAGCGGCCATCATATCGATCTCATTGATTTGCACGCCGACGGCTTTAATCCCGTTACATCAGCCGAGGATCTTGCGATGTGGCGGCAAAGACAAACAAACGACCCGCTAGTGCTTCACTATCAGCAGCGCCTTATGGCGGCTGATCATATGATTTTTATTTTCCCGATCTGGTGGGAGGCCATGCCGGCTTTGACAAAAGGCTTTATCGACAAAGTGTTTGTGAAAGGCGTGCTGTTCGATGAAGGAAAAGGCGGCCGGCCCTTTTATAGCCTGATGCCCAAGCTGAAGCAGGTTTCTCTATTGACGGTTATGAGTACGCCAAACGTGGTATACAAGTGGATTTTCGGCAATCCGATCACCAAGATTTTATTCCGGGGGACCTTCCGCAAGATGGGGATTCACAAGCTGAAATGGTATAACTACGCGGGTATGGAGCACCGCGGTATGGAGAAACGTCGGCAGATCCTGCTGAAGACGGAAAACAGATTTGCCCGGCTATAA
- a CDS encoding extracellular solute-binding protein, with product MNTGMKKKAAILFSTVILASVAAGCGKDNSNSNASPSNATSSNAAASTAPAGNPVTLTVEVFDRGIQGQPDLSNNTWTKYVNEKFGKPNNAIVKYVTVPRSQEVDKLNVLMAANEAPDISFTYDGTTVTRFAKNKGLYTLDELLEKDGQQLKAYLGDTVLDYGKYEGKQVSIPAKRTLLAWNGLFIRKDWLDKLGLPVPTNKDELYDTLVAFRDKNPGNVNGVIPWATAAAGMNYTFGNLVPSFWGPMSEEEFVTTTNWLKPGNKDAYKWLNKLYSEKLISPDFALDKTAKQADADVTNGKVGFYGANWDYALTAKIREPLKQNAPDANYVPIDTFKNAEGKYIKETYNENGLFSFIPKSSKNAELAMKYLNWMADPEVLFFLQFGEEGVNHNMVDGIPQGIAQTGENMQMSNLNLDYTLVVNGAELGDTEKNVKTYAAALATGDKAYEQMAVDSYKINTTDGFTGFYYGVPNEASIKYGKTLGDMNKQMMDRLIVAKPGEFDALYDKLVKEYMDAGGQAVQDENVKHYKEIKGSSK from the coding sequence GTGAATACGGGAATGAAGAAGAAAGCAGCAATTCTATTTAGTACAGTGATTCTGGCCAGCGTAGCGGCAGGCTGCGGGAAAGACAACAGCAACAGCAATGCATCGCCGTCAAACGCAACGTCATCTAACGCTGCAGCATCAACAGCGCCTGCGGGTAATCCTGTAACCTTGACGGTGGAAGTATTCGACAGAGGTATTCAGGGACAGCCGGACTTGAGCAACAACACGTGGACCAAATATGTTAATGAGAAATTCGGCAAGCCCAATAATGCGATTGTAAAATATGTTACGGTGCCTCGTTCCCAGGAAGTCGACAAGCTGAATGTGCTCATGGCAGCCAACGAAGCTCCCGATATTTCCTTCACCTACGATGGAACCACCGTAACTCGCTTTGCCAAAAACAAAGGTCTCTATACTCTGGACGAATTGCTCGAGAAGGATGGCCAGCAATTGAAAGCTTATCTCGGCGATACCGTTCTTGACTACGGGAAATATGAGGGCAAACAAGTCTCCATCCCGGCGAAGCGGACTTTGCTTGCCTGGAACGGCTTGTTCATCCGTAAAGATTGGCTCGATAAGCTGGGACTTCCTGTTCCAACTAATAAGGATGAATTGTACGATACGCTCGTTGCCTTCCGCGACAAGAACCCTGGCAATGTAAATGGTGTCATTCCGTGGGCGACTGCGGCTGCCGGCATGAACTATACGTTCGGCAACCTGGTTCCATCCTTCTGGGGCCCAATGTCGGAGGAGGAATTCGTTACCACCACCAACTGGCTGAAGCCCGGTAACAAGGATGCGTATAAATGGCTGAATAAGCTCTACTCGGAAAAGCTGATCAGCCCCGACTTTGCTTTAGACAAAACGGCTAAGCAAGCGGATGCGGATGTAACCAACGGCAAGGTAGGCTTCTATGGGGCGAACTGGGATTATGCGCTTACTGCAAAAATTCGCGAGCCGCTGAAACAAAATGCGCCGGATGCGAACTATGTTCCTATCGATACCTTCAAGAACGCAGAAGGGAAATATATAAAAGAAACGTATAATGAAAACGGACTTTTCTCCTTCATCCCGAAAAGCAGCAAAAATGCGGAGCTGGCCATGAAGTATCTGAACTGGATGGCTGATCCGGAAGTGTTGTTCTTCCTGCAGTTCGGCGAAGAAGGCGTCAACCACAACATGGTAGACGGCATCCCGCAAGGAATTGCGCAAACCGGCGAAAATATGCAAATGAGCAATCTCAATCTGGATTATACGCTGGTCGTAAACGGTGCGGAGCTGGGCGATACCGAAAAGAATGTCAAAACGTACGCGGCAGCCTTGGCAACCGGAGATAAGGCTTATGAGCAGATGGCTGTTGATTCCTATAAGATTAATACGACAGACGGCTTTACCGGCTTCTACTATGGGGTTCCGAACGAAGCTAGCATCAAGTACGGCAAAACGCTCGGAGATATGAACAAGCAAATGATGGATAGGCTTATCGTTGCCAAGCCGGGAGAATTTGACGCCTTATACGATAAGTTAGTGAAAGAATATATGGACGCTGGCGGTCAGGCCGTTCAAGATGAGAATGTGAAGCATTACAAAGAAATTAAAGGAAGCAGCAAGTAA